A region from the uncultured Sunxiuqinia sp. genome encodes:
- a CDS encoding SDR family NAD(P)-dependent oxidoreductase: MIVLITGGSAGIGAAIANQLQQEAHRIIVAGRRVKTNFSKSGISTLQMDVTKKESVTTAITKLYNATKRIDVVIQCAGRGAIGPLEAFHTDEIADVFNLNLYGILRVNQAIIPIMQQQGSGRIILVSSLAAEAGLPFQSVYCASKAALDIMIESLRMEIKAFGIDAFVLQPGDFKTEVAQHRKLPDIDSKSPYKNAFKKINLNATNKVEMAGDPIKVARKVSQLLAKNRLAPKYRVGEPLELVMPWVKALLPASLFERLLMKYYGL; the protein is encoded by the coding sequence ATGATTGTACTAATTACAGGTGGAAGTGCTGGTATAGGCGCTGCTATTGCAAATCAATTACAACAAGAGGCCCATCGGATTATTGTTGCGGGGCGGCGAGTTAAGACCAACTTTTCAAAAAGCGGTATTTCAACCTTACAAATGGATGTTACGAAAAAAGAATCTGTAACAACTGCAATTACAAAACTTTATAATGCAACCAAACGGATTGACGTGGTAATTCAGTGTGCAGGGCGAGGTGCCATTGGACCTCTAGAGGCTTTTCACACCGATGAAATTGCAGATGTTTTCAACTTAAATCTTTATGGCATTTTACGGGTTAATCAAGCCATTATTCCAATTATGCAACAACAAGGCAGTGGCCGAATTATATTAGTCAGCTCATTAGCTGCTGAAGCGGGACTGCCATTTCAAAGCGTATACTGCGCCAGCAAAGCAGCGCTCGATATTATGATTGAGTCATTACGCATGGAAATAAAAGCGTTTGGTATAGATGCCTTCGTACTCCAACCAGGCGATTTTAAAACAGAAGTTGCCCAACACCGGAAGCTTCCAGATATTGACTCCAAATCGCCCTACAAAAACGCATTTAAGAAAATTAATTTAAATGCAACCAATAAAGTTGAGATGGCTGGAGACCCAATAAAAGTTGCCCGAAAAGTAAGCCAATTGCTGGCAAAGAATAGGCTTGCGCCGAAATACCGTGTTGGGGAACCACTAGAACTAGTAATGCCTTGGGTTAAAGCGTTGCTGCCTGCCAGTTTGTTTGAAAGGCTTTTAATGAAGTACTATGGACTGTAA
- the lepA gene encoding translation elongation factor 4 codes for MNNIRNFCIIAHIDHGKSTLADRLLEVTKTVSGREMKAQVLDSMDLEQERGITIKSHAIQMDYVQDGEKYVLNLIDTPGHVDFSYEVSRSIAACEGALLIIDATQGIQAQTISNLYLAIEHDLEIIPILNKMDLPNAMPEVVEDQIIDLIGCKREEILRASGKTGEGVDEILRNIVEIVPPPKGNPEEPLQALIFDSVFNSFRGVIAYFKIVNGTIHQGDSVKFVNTKKEYNADEIGVLRLGMEKRETLSTGDVGYIISGIKTAKEVKVGDTITHKERPTLAISGFEEVKPMVFAGVYPIDAEDYEDLRAAMEKLQLNDASLTFEPESSAALGFGFRCGFLGMLHMEIIQERLDREFDMNVITTVPNVSYKVHTTSGETITVYNPSGLPASTTIDDIEEPYIRSQIITKSDFIGSVMTLCLEKRGTLIKQDYLTAERAELTFDLPLGEIVFDFYDKLKSISKGYASFDYHITGYKPAKLVRLDILLNGEMVDALSSLIHFDNAYPMGRRMCEKLKELIPRQQFDIAIQAAIGAKIIARETVKAVRKDVTAKCYGGDISRKRKLLEKQKKGKKRMKQVGNVEVPQNAFLAVLKLD; via the coding sequence ATGAATAATATCCGCAACTTCTGCATCATTGCACATATTGACCACGGTAAGAGTACGTTGGCCGACCGCTTATTGGAAGTAACAAAGACGGTGAGTGGGAGAGAGATGAAAGCTCAGGTACTCGATAGTATGGATTTGGAACAAGAACGAGGCATCACCATTAAAAGCCATGCTATACAAATGGATTATGTGCAGGATGGTGAGAAATATGTATTGAACCTGATTGATACTCCGGGGCACGTTGACTTTTCGTACGAAGTTTCTCGTTCAATTGCAGCATGCGAAGGTGCATTGTTGATTATTGACGCTACACAGGGAATTCAGGCACAAACCATTTCGAACTTGTATTTGGCTATTGAGCACGACCTGGAAATTATTCCAATTCTGAATAAAATGGACTTACCGAACGCCATGCCAGAGGTTGTGGAAGACCAAATTATTGACTTAATCGGTTGTAAACGCGAAGAAATCCTTCGCGCGAGTGGAAAAACCGGAGAGGGCGTCGATGAAATTCTGAGAAATATTGTTGAAATAGTTCCTCCCCCAAAAGGTAATCCTGAAGAGCCGCTGCAAGCTTTGATTTTTGACTCTGTTTTTAATTCGTTTCGTGGGGTGATTGCTTATTTTAAAATTGTAAACGGAACGATTCATCAGGGCGACTCTGTAAAGTTTGTTAATACTAAAAAGGAGTACAATGCTGATGAAATTGGAGTACTTCGGCTTGGTATGGAGAAACGAGAAACGTTGAGTACAGGCGATGTTGGCTATATCATCTCTGGAATTAAAACCGCAAAAGAGGTGAAGGTGGGAGATACCATTACGCACAAAGAAAGACCAACTTTGGCTATCTCCGGTTTCGAAGAAGTGAAACCAATGGTGTTTGCCGGAGTTTACCCAATTGATGCTGAAGATTATGAAGATTTGCGTGCAGCGATGGAAAAGCTACAGTTAAATGATGCATCATTAACCTTTGAGCCGGAGTCTTCTGCCGCACTTGGTTTTGGATTTCGTTGCGGATTTTTGGGGATGTTACACATGGAAATTATTCAGGAACGGCTGGATCGCGAGTTTGATATGAACGTGATTACTACAGTACCAAACGTATCGTACAAAGTACACACCACTAGTGGCGAAACCATTACGGTTTATAATCCTTCGGGCTTGCCGGCGTCAACAACTATCGACGATATTGAAGAACCGTATATTCGCTCACAAATTATTACCAAGTCCGATTTTATTGGTTCTGTTATGACTTTGTGTTTGGAAAAACGAGGAACCCTGATCAAACAAGATTACCTGACTGCTGAGCGAGCTGAGTTGACTTTTGATTTGCCACTGGGCGAAATCGTGTTTGACTTTTACGATAAGTTGAAGTCGATTTCAAAGGGATATGCTTCATTCGATTATCACATCACAGGCTACAAACCTGCAAAATTAGTTCGATTAGATATTTTGTTGAATGGAGAAATGGTGGATGCATTGTCGTCGCTTATTCATTTCGACAATGCTTACCCAATGGGACGTAGGATGTGCGAAAAGCTGAAAGAATTGATTCCGCGTCAGCAGTTTGATATTGCAATTCAGGCTGCCATTGGAGCTAAAATTATTGCTCGCGAGACCGTAAAGGCGGTTCGTAAAGATGTGACAGCTAAATGTTATGGTGGCGATATCTCTCGTAAACGTAAACTCTTGGAAAAGCAGAAGAAAGGTAAAAAACGAATGAAGCAAGTTGGTAATGTTGAGGTTCCTCAAAATGCTTTTTTAGCGGTGTTGAAACTAGATTAG